One Phaseolus vulgaris cultivar G19833 chromosome 4, P. vulgaris v2.0, whole genome shotgun sequence DNA window includes the following coding sequences:
- the LOC137837155 gene encoding uncharacterized protein, with protein sequence MKGNIYPNLIRVFYTNLKFVGNNLVSHVKGVDMEITHEVWTVVTGLKYVGLRINKGNIGVVEDFNKIQYYKSCFKNPQAQARTCFVGGLKLNERLLALIVTCILTPRGRNHYVLTEEDLIYIYYIMSKVKINWIHIIKEHMQKSMRLSDYHYPYAILISKILNYFEVDLEEETSELVKSTHEVNNGSLCKMGFIKIGGRWVSKDGEHGGSSSGAHVEHDEEDQKVAEGADVDAQDEDQPAANIGVGTSAENQGNRILSRSPFERFMVNRLDSFAENQRNLHDLCATNFHNFDNRFRSMDTRFQTLDE encoded by the coding sequence ATGAAAGGGAACATTTATCCTAATCTTATTCgggttttctacaccaacttaAAGTTTGTTGgcaacaaccttgtttctcatgtcaaaGGTGTGGATATGGAGATTACTCATGAGGTATGGACTGTTGTAACTGGTTTAAAGTATGTTGGGctgagaatcaacaaagggaatATTGGTGtagtggaagatttcaacaagattcAGTATTATAAAAGTTGTTTTAAGAATCCTCAAGCACAAGCAAGAACTTGTTTTGTTGGAGGGTTGAAGTTGAATGAAAGGTTGTtggctctcattgtaacttgtatTCTAACACCAAGAGGGAGAAATCATTATGTTCTCACTGAGGAAGATCTTATCTACATATACTACATTATGAGCAAAGTCAAGATAAATTGGATCCATATCATCAAGGAACACATGCAGAaatctatgaggttaagtgactatcattatCCTTATGCCATCTTAATTTCTAAAATCTTAAACTATTTTGAAGTAGATCTTGAGGAAGAAACATCTGAATTAGTGAAATCAACACatgaagtgaacaatggttcactatgcaagatgggttttatcaagattggtggaagatgggtaagcaaggatggtgaacatggtggttcctcaagtggtgcACATGTTGAacatgatgaagaagatcaaaaagTTGCTGAAGGTGCTGATGTAGATGCTCAAGATGAAGATCAACCTGCTGCTAACATAGGTGTTGGAACAAGTGCTGAAAATCAAGGAAATAGAATTCTCTCAAGGTCTCCTTTTGAGAGATTCATGGTCAATAGGTTGGacagctttgctgaaaatcaaaggaatcttcatgatctttgtgCTACAAACTTTCATAACTTTGACAACAGATTTCGAAGCATGGATACACGTTTTCAGACCCTTGATGAATAG
- the LOC137838241 gene encoding uncharacterized protein: MWDTLEVTHEGTNDVKRARKHTLIQEYEMFRMLKGESIVEVQKRFTHIVNHLMSLGKIFDKEELNIKIIKCLDRSWQPKVTAISESKDLTCLTIASLFGKLREHELEMNRLCVQESEDKHVRNIALKAAKKKNKQDSSDESEGETLSLLSQKFNKFLKRNRNKESNKERYGNKKTSDFNPNNYTCFGCGEQGHMKSECPNKKARKNSQARKGNEKRHTLLGMKMKSPHQVKIKKQICV, from the coding sequence atgtgggatactctagagGTCACCCATGAAGGGACTAATGATGTGAAAAGGgcaaggaaacatactctaatacaagagtatgagatgttcagaatgctcaaaggagAATCAATTGTTGAAGTGCAAAAGAGATTCACTCACATAGTCAATCATCTTATGAGTCTTGGAAAAATCTTTGACAAGGaggagttgaacatcaagattataaagtgtcttgatagatcttggcaaccaaaAGTTACTGCCATCTCTGAGTCTAAAGATTTGACATGCTTAACCATAGcctccttgtttggaaagcttagagaacatgagttggagatgaatagactctgtgttcaagaaagtgaagacaagcatgtaaggaacatagccttgaaagctgccaagaagaaaaataaacaagactcaagtgatgaaagtgagggAGAAACTCTAAGTTTGCTATcccaaaaattcaacaaatttttgaagagaaaccgcaacaaagaatccaacaaagaaaggtatggaaacaagaaaactagtgattttaaTCCTAACAATtacacttgttttggttgtggagaACAAGGGCATATGAAATCTGAATGCCCAAATAAGAAGGCAAGGAAAAATAGTCAAGCAAGAAAGGGAAATGAAAAAAGGCAtacattgcttgggatgaaaatgaagtctcctcatcaagtgaagataaAAAAGCAAATTTGTGTTTGA